TCAGTGGCCTGATTAAGAAGTATAATCATCTGCTTCTGGGATATCCATTGTTTGCTCTCTAGAGTGGCCTTCAGCTCTTCCCATGCATCTTTTCTTGGCCAAAAGAAATATGGACTTAAAGGTATGGTGCCATGACCGGGTATCGATTGATCAAGAGCAAGACCAATGTTCTTCTCCATCCATATGAACTTCAACACAAGCCTTGGTTTCGCCTTTTGCTTCACCGACACCTTAGCTTTCTGCAAAAATCATTGAAACTCTATAAATAAAGCAAAGCTACACATACACAAAgagaaatagagagaaaaatgtttGGACCTCGATTTCTACTGGGGTTGAGGAGATAGTGTCTGTGGATGTTTCAGCCGTGAGGGTTTCTGAGGTGGCTAAAGTAGTACAGAGTCTTTGGTTTCTTGAACTGGGATTGGAGTTAATGTGAATGGaagttttgaatgatttgagACTGGGcttgtgagaaaaaaatgaagagcGGGTGGTTAGAGTAGCATTGATACTAGATTGAAGCGCCATTGAAGATAACATTTTGTGATACTAAGAGGATACAGAGTTTTATTGTGTGATAAAAGAAGGCATGAAAGTCTCTCCTCTCTCTGATCAGAATCGTGTTGCGTTTGGATAAGGGGACTGAACAAGGCTCAAGCGCAGAACTTCAGTGTACTGAGGAGACTGTAAAGGGCTTTGGGCGGGCGGGTGCTCATACAGCCGAAACAGATAGACCAAACTTCTATGTTGATCATTCCAGTCCAGAATAGGCCCATGGGCTAATTATCATATCtctgtttttttatgtttacaaATAAATGCTACAAATCTATTAATTAGAGCCTTTTCTTTCAAACCAGCGAGCGCTGACGGGAAGACATTGAAACTAGTAATTTTCTAAGAGACagttttctatatatatattggtcaaaggacttatttccacctagggatggcaatggggagggacGGGGAgtggatatcaatccccgtccccgccccgtcccagttgcggggataaaaaataatctccgtctcctccccgcgaaggaaaatcctcttcccatcccctccccgtccccgcgggaaaaaatctcctccccatccccgtggggaaaaatcccctcccccatccccgccccgtccccgcggggaaaaatcccctcttcatacccataaatataaattttaattcttttatatatttcaataagtaaaataaatcatattttcccaaaatatcacttgctacaagagctacaaaatattttttgttattttagttcaaatataaagttttcataaaatctaacaatatgtaataatcaatctcttcattagtagctcttcatgtatgtgatttaaggtaattttataataacattaaatttaacacttttcattcacttcaattgattttatcaagtttataatttattattttttgtgtgtaaaatttggtggattgactaactaagttttgaagctgaaataaaattaatttggtgcatttgcattttatgataatgaaattttggggtttttttaatatattagattaatagtttagaaattagtaaaagttaataattgataattcaaa
This sequence is a window from Mangifera indica cultivar Alphonso chromosome 5, CATAS_Mindica_2.1, whole genome shotgun sequence. Protein-coding genes within it:
- the LOC123216850 gene encoding 30S ribosomal protein 3-1, chloroplastic-like isoform X2: MLSSMALQSSINATLTTRSSFFSHKPSLKSFKTSIHINSNPSSRNQRLCTTLATSETLTAETSTDTISSTPVEIEKAKVSVKQKAKPRLVLKFIWMEKNIGLALDQSIPGHGTIPLSPYFFWPRKDAWEELKATLESKQWISQKQMIILLNQATDVINLWQQSGGNLTT
- the LOC123216850 gene encoding 30S ribosomal protein 3-1, chloroplastic-like isoform X1, with amino-acid sequence MLSSMALQSSINATLTTRSSFFSHKPSLKSFKTSIHINSNPSSRNQRLCTTLATSETLTAETSTDTISSTPVEIEKAKVSVKQKAKPRLVLKFIWMEKNIGLALDQSIPGHGTIPLSPYFFWPRKDAWEELKATLESKQWISQKQMIILLNQATDVINLWQQSGGSCSSCSRRESRRLSQPQAKFYDNSLYLPRLPEDFAGCHLSTKAGKLCKDIYPT